The genome window CATAGATTTGCCATATAATCAATCTATTAATCTAATTCTTGAATAAATGGACACAATGGGCATAATAGGTAGCACATTCCATATAAAACTTACCTAGAAAAGTAATCTTTAAGTCTATAGTGAAAAAAGCTGCAACTTTTTCATCTGTCAGGACTATTGATTTTTGCATATCTTTCCACAGTGGGGAATAATCTGCATATATGTAGGTGCATAAGTATGAGCATGCACGcacgtgcgcgcacacacacacacacacacacacacacacacacacacacacacactctgaggTCAGCAACAATCCATATGATTTTATCTCCACCCAACCCtaatccccccaaaaaaccacaGTATTGGAAACAAGGACtgtcaatatttttttcatttttagcttatttattattatggtattttatatttatatttgctgtttttacattttttttatatattgttgtgCGCTGGCCAGAATTGCCTTGGGTAAcataggtggctatataaatttcatTAGTAAGTAAATAATTGAAATTATAGCCATTTTAATCTAGTTTATGGTTTTCAATTGCTTGTCCAGGGAAAAGTAGTGTACCagcattttaatttattaaaacctATTAGCAGATTTTGGCAATCAATCATaatatatttctggacttgtGTCCTTCTGATGTGTTAGCTGTAGGCACTGCATTTGAGTCTTTctgcttctggtttttttttaattcaaaaagttttacagaaaattttttccccctttccccccacctccctcccctcccttcacaaccctcccccgacttcccggaacgagcacaaggtatagttaaaaataaaacaaacatatccaaaaaaaaatttcgtcccaacttaattatacccctacaatcatcaattcctaacttcccccgaaaacaatcaaaaataatacatcataatcattcaaaaacagtctgataactctttgaatatagtcaatccattttttccattccaccaaatatgaaaatatgtagcatcatcacaattgcatctccaacattttgcttgcatatctgggtacatacatgataatttcttaggatctaagtgccatctataaaacattttataaaaattttccctcagattctgtgcctgcgtgaatttaacatttctaacccaaatttttccccaagtttccaataatattggctcctgaaaattttgtgcccactttatcatacagtcctttaccaagtccctttcagaatctatttcattcTGCTTCTGTTTTGATAACCATATTCTGGAAAATGATATTTGGAGACTAGTGACCCATTATTTTACAGCATTTGGTTAAATAATGTTAAATTTTCACCTGACACATTATTCTACAACTGCATAGAGCTCCTAAGATCACGCATAACTATAAAATATGGTGTAATCACTATATTAATAAGCATTCTTCTTTTTATGTGTATGGAATGAAACTACTAAATCAAACTTCAGTCCAGATAAATATGAGGCATTATTTCTTTGATTTTGGATATAGTGTTTTGCCTTTTTGGAACAGACTGTACATTTTTCCACAGATCTGAATCTTgaggtacagataatcctcaacttatgatcattcGTTTAATGATGGTTCAGAGTTATGTGTCAGCGTaaagccatcttgtgctgcctcatagttgccattATGACTGTCTCAGGAAAAGTGGGTTGGGACCCATTCTCAAAGTTAAAACTGTCAcactgatggttgcagtgtcttgaagTCATGTAATTATGACTGAGCAattagggaaaccagattcacttcacaattgtgTTAAGCCATGCAATTTTACCACAGCAATGgttaaaaatgatcataaaattaACCTGGTTACATGATAACTCTtttaactgcattgcttagcaactgcaatttttgtttcaattgtggtcataaactgaagactacctgcatttttctacattttttatcCATCTTTGTCCTCCCTAATAGCATATGGAAAGGTTTTTTGCCTGTCTGGTAATGTATCTGTATCTTCATCTTAAAGAACCTGATCATGGTTATTCTTCTTTGATAATAAGCCTCTTAAATTAAAGTAATATGTTGCATAcagatttattttttgaaaattgCCTTTGTACAAATATAGGACTAAGATTGATAACTTAAAATGGTCAAGTCATATTTGctttataaatttgaaataataatacTGGCATGTTGATTCAAGCATTGCCTGTTTacacaattgcggaggctgcggcctacgtggaggaacacaaagccctcctggaattagatgacccaggagttgaagaaggggaggttatagaccatggggaggaggcggctgccgctgttgcggccctggagttgggtcaggctgaacccagagttctgagatccaaaactaggaagtgacaatgatatttggtattgtgttggttttccttattctcctttgtatgatattctgattattcttgacccttctttattgcgtatgtaagattgataaacttagctacttcgtatcacctgcttgccatatggctgttgtatgtgtttaaaattttgagtaaaattcttatcttgtataagaaaaatgaaaatttaccatacctgatatgtatttgtataaaccttttttgaccaataaaaactttttggataaaaaaaaaaaaaaaaaaaaaagcattgcctGTTTACTACTTGAACATCTAAAAATATTAGAATTGTTGAAAAAGCCCATTTTCCAGGTCTGCAAGTCCAAGTAAAACAGTAcaagaaatatattattatgGTCTGTACTGAAACGTCCTGTAGAGCAGATGCTTTTCATCTGCTTAGGTTTTTTAAATACTATGGCTATTAGAATATTTTTGTGGGGGCGGGGGAAACTTCTGGACTTAGAGTTAATAAGCATCTTAATAAATCACTTTTTACCCTTTTGCTTACAATTTTACTGACAATAATTTAGAAATATTCCTTCTTTATGAAGGTTCGCCAAATCTGCGTAtgaaacctcctccaagaagagaaTCTAGTTTGGTGAGTAGTGatcttgtttttatatttaagTCACTAAATATTTAGTATTACACAAACATGTTGCCTAATACTTAGAGCTTAAGTACAGGAAACCAGCCCTTGGTTTCTCCACTAAGCAATTAGGGAAACAAGTGGTACattaataggttttttttatcaTAAGGTATTATGAGCTGGGTGATTGAATTCATCTATGATGACAGTTAAGTAGATCCCTATAAAGTTTTATCGCTATGGTATTGCTAATGATTTTATATGAGGGGTACAAGAACATTAGAGTATTATTAGAGTATTAGTCAAACTTATTTTGAATCTTTCCACTAAAGTGCTAAAGTGAAGCTCCAGCTTCATATTCATAAATTTTGTGGTATGCAGATTCTACTGTGTGTTCTTTATTCAAAAATATGGCAATTTAGTATATATCAGAGTTAACAGAATTTAAGATAGCCTTTCCCAATACTGTGCTCTTCAGTGTTTTGTATACAACTACCAACATTTCCAATTCTGACCAGTAGAACTTTTAAATGGGTCTAGGACACCCCAGCCAACTGGccgcaggacaacttgccatgagaCAATTCAATGCAGAGTAACTCAAGAGAGGGACAAGTCAATTGCAATGTGCCTTGTCTTGCTTTAGGTTTGAACCTTCTCCGGTTAGAGGTTCCAAAGCTCAGGTGAGCTGCAATTCTACTTATCCTTTGAGTTATCCCGcattgaattgtcctgtggcaagttgtcccacagtaAATTGGCCGCAGAGAGACAGCCAGGGTGAGTCAGCTGAGGTGAGTTGGCCACAATGAGTTGTCCAATTCTGGTTTTGGTTGGATGTGCCACTACTGATGTCACATTGATTTTCTTGCTTAGGGAGTTTCAGCAACCACAATTTATATTCATTTGTCTCTTGCAAGTATATTTCTAATAATTTGATTTTAGATGTCATCTTCCCTTGTTCTCTGACATGTTTAATTAATCTCTGTGTCACTGTTTATTGTCACAGGGCTTTCAACTACCTAAACCTCCTGAGCCACCCTCAGTGGAAGTTGAATATTATACTATTGCAGAGTTCCAGTCTTGTATTGCTGATGGAATAAGCTTTCATGGAGGACAAAAAGCAGAGGTAAGACTAAAATAGGAAATGAGTCAATGATGGATAGTTGTCATACAATGagcaaaaatcaaagagaagCTTGGATTAAAACATGTATTAATGGTTTTGCATCCATACTTAATTTATGATTTAATCCTTCTCTAGGTTATTGACAAGAATTCTGGGGGCTGGTGGTATGTCCAGATTGGAGAAAAAGAAGGCTGGGCTCCAGCATCATATATTGATAAAAGGAAGAAACCCAATTTAAATAAGCGAACAAGTACTCTGACCAGGCCCAAAGTTCCTCCCCCTGCTCCTCCTAATAAAGTAAAGGATTCTGAAGAAGTAACAGCTGCTAGTACCACAGCTTCAGGAGATGGCCAAGATTCCCCACACAAGCAGAGATATGAGGAACCAGAGTATGATGTGCCTGCTTTTGGTCATGACTCAGAATCAGAACTGAGCCAAGGAGAAGATGGTAACTCAGACAAAAGCTCATTCCACCTTCCAAAACCATCCTCTGGATCATCTCTCCAAAGAGCAAAATTCCGAGTTGGAGAGTCTTCTGATGATGTGCCTCATGAAGAGGAAACAATCTATGAAAATGAAGGCTTTAGACCTTACATAGAAGATGCACTGTCAAGCAAGGAATCTAGTGGAGATTCCGATTCTCGAAGTTCCTCACTATCTTTGATCCAAAGAAATTCTCCACATTCACTTTCTCCTAAATCCTCCTTTCTGAAGCCCAAAAATATTCAAACAAACTTTGGGAAGTCTCATTACAGTCATAACGAGGAGACAAAGCCAAGATCAGCCTCAGATGCTGGCCTAAGTAGTACACCCAAATCAAGCACAAAAAGGGATACTGGAGAGCTCATGTCTAGCAGAGCAAAACCAATGGTGAGGCCAAAACCATTTCTGAACAAAGCAGATTCTCAAAGTCAAGAAATGATGAACATCAGTACTTTACGTCATCATCTGAGACCAACTGGGCAACTCAGAGGTGGACTTAAAGGTTCAAGAAGTGAAGAGTCTGAAAGTCCACCTCAGGCAATTTCTGGAAACTCAGAAGAGTCTTTCAGAAGAAATTCTGCAGAATTTATTACGTCCCCTTCCCATACCTTATTTTATGCCAGTCAGCTAGCCAAAACAGAGAATGAAAGCAACCCCTCAAAATGTCTATATATAACTACTGATTCTTATCAAAAAGTTCAAGATTCTGAAATCAGTTTCCCTGCTGGAATAGAAGTGGAAGTATTGGAAAAGCAGTCAAGTGGATGGTGGTATTTGAAATATGGAGAAATAGAAGGGTGGGCTCCTTCTCATTATCTGATGCTTTTTgataaccagcaacaagaaaacacTTCCAGTGGAGCAGATACCACATCCAACATATCACAggcaagaaacagaagaaatgaaAGCAAATCCAATAGCTTGGAGAAAATAGAGAAGAAGGTCCAGGCACTGAATACTATCAACCAGAACAAAAGAACAACACCCCCTATTCCTAATAAGCCACCTGGGGgcttttccaaaacatctgggCCTGTCAAATTGCGAAATGGAGTTAGACAGCTAGCAGTGAGACCACAGTCAGTGTTTGTTTCTCCACCCCCCAAGGATAATAATCTGCCTTGTTCCCTGCGTAGGAATGAGTCTCTTTCTGCCACAGATCATTTGAGGGCTGTACGTCGTAATTCATCTTTCAGTGCTGCCCAATCCCAAATGAATGAGTCTAAAGTAAAACATGATGGTCGATTGGGCTCTGAAGGGTCAGATAATGCCTCTTACATACCAACTGACCGCAATGGAATTCCAGTGTCCACTGTCAGGCCAAAGCCCATTGAAAAATCCCAGTTCATTCATAATAACCTTAAAGATATTTATATCTCCATTGCAGATTATGAGGGAGATGAAGAAACTGCTGGGTTTCAAGAAGGTGTCTGCATGGAGGTattggaaaaaaacccaaatggcTGGTGGTACTGCCAGATCATGGACAACAGTGGGAAACCATTTAAAGGCTGGGTGCCCtcaaattatttggaaaaaaagaaatagtattGCAATGtatttaaattcat of Ahaetulla prasina isolate Xishuangbanna chromosome 6, ASM2864084v1, whole genome shotgun sequence contains these proteins:
- the SH3PXD2A gene encoding SH3 and PX domain-containing protein 2A isoform X4; the protein is MILEQYVVVSNYEKQENSEISLQAGEVVDVIEKNESGWWFVSTSEEQGWVPATYLESQSGIRDDSEINMSKRGEVSKRRKAHLRRLDRRWTLGGMVNRQQSREEKYVTIQSYSSQGKDEISFDKGVTVDVIQKNLEGWWYIRYLDKEGWAPASYLKKAKDELPIRKKNLTGPVEIIGNIMEISNLLNKKSSSDKETQSEIETTESHVAKKEISLPILCNDSNGNFMMTQDKQISKQVQGSPAIARIAPQRAQISSPNLRMKPPPRRESSLGFQLPKPPEPPSVEVEYYTIAEFQSCIADGISFHGGQKAEVIDKNSGGWWYVQIGEKEGWAPASYIDKRKKPNLNKRTSTLTRPKVPPPAPPNKVKDSEEVTAASTTASGDGQDSPHKQRYEEPEYDVPAFGHDSESELSQGEDGNSDKSSFHLPKPSSGSSLQRAKFRVGESSDDVPHEEETIYENEGFRPYIEDALSSKESSGDSDSRSSSLSLIQRNSPHSLSPKSSFLKPKNIQTNFGKSHYSHNEETKPRSASDAGLSSTPKSSTKRDTGELMSSRAKPMVRPKPFLNKADSQSQEMMNISTLRHHLRPTGQLRGGLKGSRSEESESPPQAISGNSEESFRRNSAEFITSPSHTLFYASQLAKTENESNPSKCLYITTDSYQKVQDSEISFPAGIEVEVLEKQSSGWWYLKYGEIEGWAPSHYLMLFDNQQQENTSSGADTTSNISQARNRRNESKSNSLEKIEKKVQALNTINQNKRTTPPIPNKPPGGFSKTSGPVKLRNGVRQLAVRPQSVFVSPPPKDNNLPCSLRRNESLSATDHLRAVRRNSSFSAAQSQMNESKVKHDGRLGSEGSDNASYIPTDRNGIPVSTVRPKPIEKSQFIHNNLKDIYISIADYEGDEETAGFQEGVCMEVLEKNPNGWWYCQIMDNSGKPFKGWVPSNYLEKKK
- the SH3PXD2A gene encoding SH3 and PX domain-containing protein 2A isoform X2, whose translation is MSSLSDSPKKAIAGADASSEPMILEQYVVVSNYEKQENSEISLQAGEVVDVIEKNESGWWFVSTSEEQGWVPATYLESQSGIRDDSEINMSKRGEVSKRRKAHLRRLDRRWTLGGMVNRQQSREEKYVTIQSYSSQGKDEISFDKGVTVDVIQKNLEGWWYIRYLDKEGWAPASYLKKAKDELPIRKKNLTGPVEIIGNIMEISNLLNKKSSSDKETQSEIETTESHVAKKEISLPILCNDSNGNFMMTQDKQISKQVQGSPAIARIAPQRAQISSPNLRMKPPPRRESSLGFQLPKPPEPPSVEVEYYTIAEFQSCIADGISFHGGQKAEVIDKNSGGWWYVQIGEKEGWAPASYIDKRKKPNLNKRTSTLTRPKVPPPAPPNKVKDSEEVTAASTTASGDGQDSPHKQRYEEPEYDVPAFGHDSESELSQGEDGNSDKSSFHLPKPSSGSSLQRAKFRVGESSDDVPHEEETIYENEGFRPYIEDALSSKESSGDSDSRSSSLSLIQRNSPHSLSPKSSFLKPKNIQTNFGKSHYSHNEETKPRSASDAGLSSTPKSSTKRDTGELMSSRAKPMVRPKPFLNKADSQSQEMMNISTLRHHLRPTGQLRGGLKGSRSEESESPPQAISGNSEESFRRNSAEFITSPSHTLFYASQLAKTENESNPSKCLYITTDSYQKVQDSEISFPAGIEVEVLEKQSSGWWYLKYGEIEGWAPSHYLMLFDNQQQENTSSGADTTSNISQARNRRNESKSNSLEKIEKKVQALNTINQNKRTTPPIPNKPPGGFSKTSGPVKLRNGVRQLAVRPQSVFVSPPPKDNNLPCSLRRNESLSATDHLRAVRRNSSFSAAQSQMNESKVKHDGRLGSEGSDNASYIPTDRNGIPVSTVRPKPIEKSQFIHNNLKDIYISIADYEGDEETAGFQEGVCMEVLEKNPNGWWYCQIMDNSGKPFKGWVPSNYLEKKK
- the SH3PXD2A gene encoding SH3 and PX domain-containing protein 2A isoform X7 — its product is MLSYTVLDANVVDVEKRRNPSKHYVYIIKVTWSDTTCQTVYRRYSKFFDLQMQLLDKFPVEGGQKDPKQRIIPFLPGKILFRRSHIRDVAVKRLKPIDEYCRALVRLPPHISQCDEVFRFFESRPEDLNPPKEDYGSSKRKSVWMSSLSDSPKKAIAGADASSEPMILEQYVVVSNYEKQENSEISLQAGEVVDVIEKNESGWWFVSTSEEQGWVPATYLESQSGIRDDSEINMSKRGEVSKRRKAHLRRLDRRWTLGGMVNRQQSREEKYVTIQSYSSQGKDEISFDKGVTVDVIQKNLEGWWYIRYLDKEGWAPASYLKKAKDELPIRKKNLTGPVEIIGNIMEISNLLNKKSSSDKETQSEIETTESHVAKKEISLPILCNDSNGNFMMTQDKQISKQVQGSPAIARIAPQRAQISSPNLRMKPPPRRESSLGFQLPKPPEPPSVEVEYYTIAEFQSCIADGISFHGGQKAEVIDKNSGGWWYVQIGEKEGWAPASYIDKRKKPNLNKRTSTLTRPKVPPPAPPNKVKDSEEVTAASTTASGDGQDSPHKQRYEEPEYDVPAFGHDSESELSQGEDGNSDKSSFHLPKPSSGSSLQRAKFRVGESSDDVPHEEETIYENEGFRPYIEDALSSKESSGDSDSRSSSLSLIQRNSPHSLSPKSSFLKPKNIQTNFGKSHYSHNEETKPRSASDAGLSSTPKSSTKRDTGELMSSRAKPMVRPKPFLNKADSQSQEMMNISTLRHHLRPTGQLRGGLKGSRSEESESPPQAISGNSEESFRRNSAEFITSPSHTLFYASQLAKTENESNPSKCLYITTDSYQKVQDSEISFPAGIEVEVLEKQSSGWWYLKYGEIEGWAPSHYLMLFDNQQQENTSSGADTTSNISQARNRRNESKSNSLEKIEKKVQALNTINQNKRTTPPIPNKPPGGFSKTSGPVKLRNGVRQLAVRPQSVFVSPPPKDNNLPCSLRRNESLSATDHLRAVRRNSSFSAAQSQMNESKVKHDGRLGSEGSDNASYIPTDRNGIPVSTVRPKPIEKSQFIHNNLKDIYISIADYEGDEETAGFQEGVCMEVLEKNPNGWWYCQIMDNSGKPFKGWVPSNYLEKKK
- the SH3PXD2A gene encoding SH3 and PX domain-containing protein 2A isoform X1 — its product is MPYGPQLQFKTEGSYNVSLNKPIGAWDLTFSPLMLQDLTMSICCCLFFRDYGSSKRKSGADASSEPMILEQYVVVSNYEKQENSEISLQAGEVVDVIEKNESGWWFVSTSEEQGWVPATYLESQSGIRDDSEINMSKRGEVSKRRKAHLRRLDRRWTLGGMVNRQQSREEKYVTIQSYSSQGKDEISFDKGVTVDVIQKNLEGWWYIRYLDKEGWAPASYLKKAKDELPIRKKNLTGPVEIIGNIMEISNLLNKKSSSDKETQSEIETTESHVAKKEISLPILCNDSNGNFMMTQDKQISKQVQGSPAIARIAPQRAQISSPNLRMKPPPRRESSLGFQLPKPPEPPSVEVEYYTIAEFQSCIADGISFHGGQKAEVIDKNSGGWWYVQIGEKEGWAPASYIDKRKKPNLNKRTSTLTRPKVPPPAPPNKVKDSEEVTAASTTASGDGQDSPHKQRYEEPEYDVPAFGHDSESELSQGEDGNSDKSSFHLPKPSSGSSLQRAKFRVGESSDDVPHEEETIYENEGFRPYIEDALSSKESSGDSDSRSSSLSLIQRNSPHSLSPKSSFLKPKNIQTNFGKSHYSHNEETKPRSASDAGLSSTPKSSTKRDTGELMSSRAKPMVRPKPFLNKADSQSQEMMNISTLRHHLRPTGQLRGGLKGSRSEESESPPQAISGNSEESFRRNSAEFITSPSHTLFYASQLAKTENESNPSKCLYITTDSYQKVQDSEISFPAGIEVEVLEKQSSGWWYLKYGEIEGWAPSHYLMLFDNQQQENTSSGADTTSNISQARNRRNESKSNSLEKIEKKVQALNTINQNKRTTPPIPNKPPGGFSKTSGPVKLRNGVRQLAVRPQSVFVSPPPKDNNLPCSLRRNESLSATDHLRAVRRNSSFSAAQSQMNESKVKHDGRLGSEGSDNASYIPTDRNGIPVSTVRPKPIEKSQFIHNNLKDIYISIADYEGDEETAGFQEGVCMEVLEKNPNGWWYCQIMDNSGKPFKGWVPSNYLEKKK
- the SH3PXD2A gene encoding SH3 and PX domain-containing protein 2A isoform X3 produces the protein MLERGADASSEPMILEQYVVVSNYEKQENSEISLQAGEVVDVIEKNESGWWFVSTSEEQGWVPATYLESQSGIRDDSEINMSKRGEVSKRRKAHLRRLDRRWTLGGMVNRQQSREEKYVTIQSYSSQGKDEISFDKGVTVDVIQKNLEGWWYIRYLDKEGWAPASYLKKAKDELPIRKKNLTGPVEIIGNIMEISNLLNKKSSSDKETQSEIETTESHVAKKEISLPILCNDSNGNFMMTQDKQISKQVQGSPAIARIAPQRAQISSPNLRMKPPPRRESSLGFQLPKPPEPPSVEVEYYTIAEFQSCIADGISFHGGQKAEVIDKNSGGWWYVQIGEKEGWAPASYIDKRKKPNLNKRTSTLTRPKVPPPAPPNKVKDSEEVTAASTTASGDGQDSPHKQRYEEPEYDVPAFGHDSESELSQGEDGNSDKSSFHLPKPSSGSSLQRAKFRVGESSDDVPHEEETIYENEGFRPYIEDALSSKESSGDSDSRSSSLSLIQRNSPHSLSPKSSFLKPKNIQTNFGKSHYSHNEETKPRSASDAGLSSTPKSSTKRDTGELMSSRAKPMVRPKPFLNKADSQSQEMMNISTLRHHLRPTGQLRGGLKGSRSEESESPPQAISGNSEESFRRNSAEFITSPSHTLFYASQLAKTENESNPSKCLYITTDSYQKVQDSEISFPAGIEVEVLEKQSSGWWYLKYGEIEGWAPSHYLMLFDNQQQENTSSGADTTSNISQARNRRNESKSNSLEKIEKKVQALNTINQNKRTTPPIPNKPPGGFSKTSGPVKLRNGVRQLAVRPQSVFVSPPPKDNNLPCSLRRNESLSATDHLRAVRRNSSFSAAQSQMNESKVKHDGRLGSEGSDNASYIPTDRNGIPVSTVRPKPIEKSQFIHNNLKDIYISIADYEGDEETAGFQEGVCMEVLEKNPNGWWYCQIMDNSGKPFKGWVPSNYLEKKK
- the SH3PXD2A gene encoding SH3 and PX domain-containing protein 2A isoform X5, with product MGDVQGAPGCFKKWRRQFGWWFVSTSEEQGWVPATYLESQSGIRDDSEINMSKRGEVSKRRKAHLRRLDRRWTLGGMVNRQQSREEKYVTIQSYSSQGKDEISFDKGVTVDVIQKNLEGWWYIRYLDKEGWAPASYLKKAKDELPIRKKNLTGPVEIIGNIMEISNLLNKKSSSDKETQSEIETTESHVAKKEISLPILCNDSNGNFMMTQDKQISKQVQGSPAIARIAPQRAQISSPNLRMKPPPRRESSLGFQLPKPPEPPSVEVEYYTIAEFQSCIADGISFHGGQKAEVIDKNSGGWWYVQIGEKEGWAPASYIDKRKKPNLNKRTSTLTRPKVPPPAPPNKVKDSEEVTAASTTASGDGQDSPHKQRYEEPEYDVPAFGHDSESELSQGEDGNSDKSSFHLPKPSSGSSLQRAKFRVGESSDDVPHEEETIYENEGFRPYIEDALSSKESSGDSDSRSSSLSLIQRNSPHSLSPKSSFLKPKNIQTNFGKSHYSHNEETKPRSASDAGLSSTPKSSTKRDTGELMSSRAKPMVRPKPFLNKADSQSQEMMNISTLRHHLRPTGQLRGGLKGSRSEESESPPQAISGNSEESFRRNSAEFITSPSHTLFYASQLAKTENESNPSKCLYITTDSYQKVQDSEISFPAGIEVEVLEKQSSGWWYLKYGEIEGWAPSHYLMLFDNQQQENTSSGADTTSNISQARNRRNESKSNSLEKIEKKVQALNTINQNKRTTPPIPNKPPGGFSKTSGPVKLRNGVRQLAVRPQSVFVSPPPKDNNLPCSLRRNESLSATDHLRAVRRNSSFSAAQSQMNESKVKHDGRLGSEGSDNASYIPTDRNGIPVSTVRPKPIEKSQFIHNNLKDIYISIADYEGDEETAGFQEGVCMEVLEKNPNGWWYCQIMDNSGKPFKGWVPSNYLEKKK
- the SH3PXD2A gene encoding SH3 and PX domain-containing protein 2A isoform X6 gives rise to the protein MLSYTVLDANVVDVEKRRNPSKHYVYIIKVTWSDTTCQTVYRRYSKFFDLQMQLLDKFPVEGGQKDPKQRIIPFLPGKILFRRSHIRDVAVKRLKPIDEYCRALVRLPPHISQCDEVFRFFESRPEDLNPPKEDYGSSKRKSGADASSEPMILEQYVVVSNYEKQENSEISLQAGEVVDVIEKNESGWWFVSTSEEQGWVPATYLESQSGIRDDSEINMSKRGEVSKRRKAHLRRLDRRWTLGGMVNRQQSREEKYVTIQSYSSQGKDEISFDKGVTVDVIQKNLEGWWYIRYLDKEGWAPASYLKKAKDELPIRKKNLTGPVEIIGNIMEISNLLNKKSSSDKETQSEIETTESHVAKKEISLPILCNDSNGNFMMTQDKQISKQVQGSPAIARIAPQRAQISSPNLRMKPPPRRESSLGFQLPKPPEPPSVEVEYYTIAEFQSCIADGISFHGGQKAEVIDKNSGGWWYVQIGEKEGWAPASYIDKRKKPNLNKRTSTLTRPKVPPPAPPNKVKDSEEVTAASTTASGDGQDSPHKQRYEEPEYDVPAFGHDSESELSQGEDGNSDKSSFHLPKPSSGSSLQRAKFRVGESSDDVPHEEETIYENEGFRPYIEDALSSKESSGDSDSRSSSLSLIQRNSPHSLSPKSSFLKPKNIQTNFGKSHYSHNEETKPRSASDAGLSSTPKSSTKRDTGELMSSRAKPMVRPKPFLNKADSQSQEMMNISTLRHHLRPTGQLRGGLKGSRSEESESPPQAISGNSEESFRRNSAEFITSPSHTLFYASQLAKTENESNPSKCLYITTDSYQKVQDSEISFPAGIEVEVLEKQSSGWWYLKYGEIEGWAPSHYLMLFDNQQQENTSSGADTTSNISQARNRRNESKSNSLEKIEKKVQALNTINQNKRTTPPIPNKPPGGFSKTSGPVKLRNGVRQLAVRPQSVFVSPPPKDNNLPCSLRRNESLSATDHLRAVRRNSSFSAAQSQMNESKVKHDGRLGSEGSDNASYIPTDRNGIPVSTVRPKPIEKSQFIHNNLKDIYISIADYEGDEETAGFQEGVCMEVLEKNPNGWWYCQIMDNSGKPFKGWVPSNYLEKKK